A part of Aegilops tauschii subsp. strangulata cultivar AL8/78 chromosome 2, Aet v6.0, whole genome shotgun sequence genomic DNA contains:
- the LOC109753566 gene encoding heavy metal-associated isoprenylated plant protein 39 yields the protein MKKVVVKLAVNDDRHKAKALKAVSGLHGIDQLGVDMKEQKMTVVGTVDPVAVVAKLRKLFPGAQIVSVGPAKEEKKDDKKDDKKDGGGDKKAGGDKKEGDKKDGGDKKDGDKKDGGDKKPAVPVCPPYWYPMPPQPRYIVHSAEEDPNSCVIC from the exons ATGAAG AAGGTTGTGGTGAAGCTGGCCGTGAACGACGACAGGCACAAGGCCAAGGCGCTCAAGGCCGTCTCCGGTCTCCACG GCATCGACCAGCTTGGCGTGGACATGAAGGAGCAGAAGATGACCGTCGTGGGCACCGTCgaccccgtcgccgtcgtcgccaaGCTGCGCAAGCTCTTCCCCGGCGCGCAGATCGTCTCCGTCGGCCCAGccaaggaggagaagaaggacgACAAGAAAGACGACAAGAAGGACGGCGGCGGGGACAAGAAGGCCGGTGGAGACAAGAAAGAGGGCGACAAGAAGGATGGCGGCGACAAGAAAGACGGAGACAAGAAGGACGGCGGCGACAAGAAGCCGGCCGTGCCGGTGTGCCCGCCCTACTGGTACCCGATGCCGCCGCAGCCGCGCTACATCGTCCACAGCGCCGAGGAGGACCCCAACTCGTGCGTCATCTGCTGA